Proteins from a genomic interval of Corvus moneduloides isolate bCorMon1 chromosome 6, bCorMon1.pri, whole genome shotgun sequence:
- the B4GALNT4 gene encoding N-acetyl-beta-glucosaminyl-glycoprotein 4-beta-N-acetylgalactosaminyltransferase 1, translating to MPRLPVKKLRKQLKLLLLLALLTSAAWFTYLHISLVRQGRALRLPFAYGKDGERPGEVTDPGRRPAAARRRKAEDSSESHEEDPMNDGQDVDGWLSRSQRSNRASTRPKLNLTKQALPWSEQYKGKANLHVFEDWCGGAVRHLRKNLHFPLFPHTRTTVKKLAVSPKWKNYGLRIFGYIHPFKDGDFQFSVASDDNSEFWLSSDDSPSNSRLAAFVGKLGTEWTAPGEFTKFSSQVSKPLRLLSSRRYYFELLHKQDDRGSDHVEVGWRVFLPSLKFEVIDSSYISLYTDESSLKMNHVEHIPQTLASHSGSHLWEAQQDEHGADMLKADPRDTFFLTPAIEASRVENVLVPCAYSPTYVVKDFPIARYQGLQFVYLSFVYPNDFTRLTHMETENKCFYRESPLYLEKFGFYKYMKMDEEEEDPRQRAFLFLGPDNFLEDEEEEEGVDSPEPTDPPAEAKEQSLGPAPRAKGKDAPPVTGDYGDDLDYYSFRRQRGWARAEAGTPGQLGTWSTSSPAPALQQDPALERGPGRALHWLPQDEGEEDELGLPAAASPKHGPALGLQPHLSVPIFGGKAKTPSPSRPAAPSEDKKPRKSQEKVYVTRLQPGKHKAPAQEPAFPGIFLYPKPVKRVHLRSRTPQKHPVAPSKLRAVPGRRSPWLLSNISKERDPARRKSGRRWERPPKQRGLPGLLALGTEGLFSREDTTPAPGRTAATAGYNSSEATRSEGTRATSFLKVSETTASQQEEGKGQEEEEDEEEEVSDYSYEAGELQQGWLEDSINWQRTFSVSSVDFELLRSDWNDLRCNVSGNLQLGESEVVDVVAQYMERLNEKNGGIYTLLRIINVEKRRDTARGNRYLLELELAERGQRTVRLSEYVYVLLHQGKQDDSAEANPDGLALGATEPQPSAWSVLYGKSVLCRPLRLSWRQDVMVHFVVPVKNQARWVQQFISDMAGLYGATRDANFNVILVDFDSEDMDVEKALRDARLPRFQYLRRTGNFERSAGLQAGVDMVEDEHSIVFLCDLHIHFPANILDSIRKHCVEGKLAYAPIVMRLSCGSSPREPNGYWEVNGFGLFGIYKSDFDRVGGMNTEEFRDRWGGEDWELLDRVLQSGLEVERLRLRNFYHYYHSKRGMWNARSKKPSKD from the exons ATGGAGAGAGGCCGGGGGAGGTGACGGATCCCGGGAGGCGGCCAGCAGCGGCGCGGCGCAGGAAAGCCGAGGATTCCAGCGAGAGCCACGAGGAAGATCCGATG AACGACGGGCAGGACGTGGATGGCTGGTTGTCCAGAAGCCAGCGTTCCAACCGAGCCAGCACCCGCCCCAAACTCAACCTGACCAAGCAGGCCTTGCCCTGGAGCGAGCAG TACAAAGGGAAGGCAAACCTGCACGTCTTCGAGGACTGGTGTGGCGGGGCCGTGAGGCACCTGAGGAAGAACCTCCACTTCCCGCTCTTTCCCCAC ACCCGCACCACGGTCAAGAAGCTGGCTGTGTCTCCCAAGTGGAAGAACTACGGGCTGAGGATTTTTGGCTACATCCATCCCTTCAAGGATG GGGATTTCCAGTTTTCCGTGGCATCGGATGACAACTCGGAGTTCTGGCTCAGCTCCGATGACAGTCCCTCCAACTCCCGGCTGGCTGCCTTCGTGGGCAAG ctgggcACCGAGTGGACGGCGCCGGGAGAGTTCACCAAGTTCAGCTCCCAAGTATCCAAGCCCCTGCG cctcctgtccTCCCGGCGTTACTACTTCGAGCTGCTCCACAAGCAGGACGACCGGGGCTCGGACCACGTGGAGGTTGGG tggCGAGTTTTCCTCCCCAGCCTGAAGTTTGAGGTGATCGACTCCTCCTACATCTCCCTGTACACAG ATGAGTCGTCCCTGAAGATGAACCATGTGGAGCACATCCCGCAGACCTTGGCCAGCCACAGCGGGAGCCACCTCTGGGAGGCCCAGCAGGACGAGCACGGGGCCGACATGCTCAAGGCTgaccccagggacaccttcttCCTCA cccctgccaTCGAGGCGTCCCGCGTGGAGAACGTGCTGGTGCCCTGTGCCTACAGCCCCACCTACGTGGTGAAGGATTTCCCCATCGCCCGCTACCAGGGCCTGCAGTTC GTCTACCTCTCGTTCGTGTATCCCAATGACTTCACGCGCCTCACTCACATGGAGACGGAGAACAAGTGCTTCTACAGGGAGTCCCCCCTCTACCTGGAAAA GTTTGGGTTCTACAAGTACATGAAGatggatgaggaggaggaggatccGCGGCAGCGAGCGTTTCTCTTCCTTGGCCCCGACA ACTTcctggaggatgaggaggaggaggaaggagtggaCAGCCCTGAGCCCACAGACCCCCCTGCCGAGGCCAAGGAGCAGAGCTTGGGGCCGGCACCCAGAGCCAAAGGGAAGGATGCCCCGCCGGTCACCGGGGATTACGGGGACGACCTGGACTATTACAGCTTCCgccggcagcggggctgggcgcGGGCCGAGGCGGGCACCCCCGGGCAGCTGGGGACGTGGAGCAcgtccagcccagcccctgccctccagcaggATCCCGCGTTGGAGCGGGGCCCAGGCCGGGCGCTCCACTGGCTGCCCCAGGACGAGGGCGAGGAGGATGAGCTGGGGCTGCCGGCGGCGGCGTCTCCGAAGCACGGCCCGGCCCTGGGCCTGCAGCCCCACCTCTCCGTGCCCATCTTTGGTGGCAAAGCCAAAACGCCGAGTCCCAGCAGGCCGGCAGCTCCCAGCGAGGACAAGAAGCCCCGGAAAAGCCAGGAGAAGGTCTATGTGACCCGGCTGCAGCCCGGGAAGCACAAagccccagcccaggagccGGCCTTCCCCGGCATCTTCCTGTACCCAAAGCCTGTGAAGAGAGTCCACCTGCGCTCCAGGACCCCGCAGAAGCATCCTGTCGCCCCCAGCAAGCTCCGGGCCGTCCCTGGCCGCCGGAGCCCCTGGCTCCTGAGCAACATCTCCAAGGAGAGGGACCCTGCCAGGCGGAAGAGCGGCAGGAGATGGGAGCGGCCGCCCAAGCAGCGGGGGCTGCCCGGCCTCCTCGCCCTGGGCACCGAGGGGCTCTTCAGCCGTGAGGACACGACCCCTGCCCCGGGCAGGACAGCAGCCACTGCCGGCTACAACTCATCCGAGGCCACGCGCTCTGAGGGGACGCGGGCCACGTCCTTTCTGAAGGTGTCGGAAACGACGGCGtcacagcaggaggaggggaaggggcaggaggaggaggaggatgaggaggaggaggtgtcGGACTACTCCTACGAGGcgggggagctgcagcagggctggctggaggACTCCATCAACTGGCAGCGGACGTTCAGCGTCAGCTCCGTGGACTTCGAGCTGCTGCGCTCCGACTGGAACGACCTGCGCTGCAACGTGTCGGGAAACCTGCAGCTGGGCGAGAGCGAGGTGGTGGATGTGGTGGCCCAGTACATGGAGAGGCTCAACGAGAAGAACGGAGG GATCTACACCCTCCTGAGGATCATCAACGTGGAGAAGCGGCGGGACACGGCGCGGGGGAACCGGtacctgctggagctggagctggcgGAGCGTGGCCAGCGCACGGTGCGGCTCTCCGAGTATGTCTACGTCCTCCTGCACCAGGGCAAGCAGGACGACAGCGCCGAGGCCAACCCCGACGGGCTGGCCCTGGGGGCCACCGAGCCCCAGCCCAGTGCCTGGAGCGTCCTCTATGGGAAATCCGTCCTGTGCCGGCCCCTGCGGCTCAGCTGGAGGCAGGACGTCATGGTGCACTTCGTGGTGCCAG TGAAGAACCAGGCCCGCTGGGTGCAGCAGTTCATCTCGGACATGGCCGGCCTCTACGGGGCCACGAGGGACGCCAACTTCAATGTCATCCTGGTGGATTTTGACAGCGAGGACATGGATGTGGAGAAGGCCCTGCGGGACGCCCGCCTGCCCCG GTTCCAGTACCTGCGGCGCACGGGGAATTTCGAGCGCTCGGCCGGGCTCCAGGCTGGCGTGGACATGGTGGAG GACGAGCACAGCATCGTGTTCCTGTGCGACCTGCACATCCATTTCCCTGCCAACATCCTGGACAGCATCCGGAAGCACTGCGTGGAGGGCAAGCTGGCCTACGCTCCCATCGTCATGAGGCTGAGCTGCGGCAGCTCCCCCCGGGAGCCCAACG GCTACTGGGAGGTGAACGGCTTCGGCCTCTTCGGCATCTACAAGTCGGACTTTGACCGCG